A window from Podospora bellae-mahoneyi strain CBS 112042 chromosome 1 map unlocalized CBS112042p_1, whole genome shotgun sequence encodes these proteins:
- the SFT2 gene encoding Protein transport protein sft2 (COG:U; EggNog:ENOG503NXSF) yields the protein MASSSFRDSINSLGWARRDTDLPVHTSRQTGLFSSLQSLNPFGDRGYVQIPTTEGPGAPLPAPSRREEEEGWFALSRWDRLLIFAACNIAALVCFVLVIALFPALSLARPRKLMILWTLGSVLFLSSFAAVMGPWAYVQHLTSTPRLPFTAAYFGSLGLTIYFSIGLQSTILTIFSGLIQLGCLIWYLVSYFPMGSSGLRLVSSFGARRAATWMTG from the exons ATGGCTTCGTCCTCGTTCCGCGATTCTATCAACTCACTTGGATGGGCGCGTCGCGACACCGACCTCCCAGTTCACACTTCTCGACAAACTGGTCTCTTCTCGTCGCTTCAGTCGTTAAATCCGTTTGGTGACCGGGGTTATGTTCAAATTCCAACAACCGAGGGTCCCGGGGCTCCCTTACCAGCACCCAGTCGtcgcgaggaggaggaagggtggtTTGCAT TGAGCCGATGGGACCGACTCTTGATATTTGCTGCTTGCAATATTGCCGCGCTAGTCTGCTTCGTCCTTGTTATTGCTCTCTTTCCGGCCCTGAGTCTTGCAAGACCACGTAAGCTCATGATCTT ATGGACACTGGGCTCTGTTctcttcctttcctcctTTGCCGCTGTTATGGGTCCATGGGCATACGTGCAGCACTTGACTTCGACGCCGAGGCTGCCCTTCACTGCTGCCTACTTTGGCTCCTTGGGGTTGACCATTTACTTTTCGATCGGT CTCCAAAGTACAATCCTCACGATATTCTCAGGCCTTATTCAACTTGGTTGCCTAATCTGGTATCTGGTCAGCTACTTTCCCATGGGATCAAGCGGCCTTCGCCTTGTGAGCAGTTTTGGTGCGCGTAGAGCCGCGACTTGGATGACCGGGTAG
- a CDS encoding uncharacterized protein (EggNog:ENOG503Q39U; COG:K) encodes MSHHSFPMNGHGGNGGIDPNDLSMAGNFGSSFQNNNFSGGHTNTNNVSNGFLGDDELLDSLTSPNPTDHQGGLHGQGQDFGMDNMGGMAFSHGAYGSSHHGLSIDNYSSTPDGDPIQSPYVHQPYNQYRPMQHPQSYVSMQSPLAYTPELNEPTDLPFKPVRPPMPQVMGRKPSAPRAPTGATMGLSIGSDSTFAQPIRPTGRVGHEKSHSGQWMGTPNSLSSFPGSASGFSSPITAGMHTQMSELLKGGASMPAKLGSPAASTAEQKKKKRRESHNMVERRRRDNINERIQDLSKLVPTHRLEDEKVRKALQNGGTPMSPDSGTPGQATSSLAGPGARAAVRGTTGSITTGLPMEEKDKGPNKGDILNGSVAWMRDLMWLVELKIHQVEELSNSLMAAGMKLPFEITEDEQRMQSEVLDMMSKDLGIKFTYSRTDGSNLRVPDFTDYAGKKLSSGNSGTSGGYMPVSPSNGMGGHDMLDTDDFLDYDEDDNDNGAFKSEAEYGRMDMS; translated from the coding sequence ATGTCACACCATAGTTTTCCGATGAATGGCCATGGAGGGAATGGCGGAATCGACCCAAACGACCTTTCCATGGCCGGAAACTTTGGTTCATCCTTCCAGAACAATAACTTTTCTGGCGGCCATACAAACACGAACAATGTGTCGAACGGATTCCTCGGCGATGACGAGCTACTCGACAGTCTCACAAGCCCTAACCCGACAGATCATCAGGGCGGGTTGCATggccaagggcaagactTCGGCATGGACAACATGGGTGGAATGGCTTTCTCCCATGGCGCTTACGGCTCGTCTCATCACGGGTTATCCATCGACAATTACTCGAGCACCCCCGACGGTGATCCTATTCAGAGCCCCTACGTGCACCAACCGTACAACCAGTACCGCCCGATGCAGCACCCACAATCGTATGTCTCGATGCAATCGCCGCTCGCTTACACCCCAGAATTGAACGAGCCGACCGACCTCCCTTTCAAACCAGTACGCCCTCCCATGCCCCAAGTCATGGGACGCAAGCCATCGGCTCCGAGAGCGCCCACAGGAGCCACCATGGGTCTCTCGATCGGCTCAGACTCGACCTTTGCCCAACCTATCAGACCAACTGGTCGTGTGGGTCACGAGAAGTCTCATTCCGGACAGTGGATGGGGACTCCTAATAGCTTATCCTCATTTCCCGGATCCGCGTCGGGTTTCTCATCCCCCATCACAGCGGGCATGCACACTCAGATGAGTGAGCTCCTCAAGGGAGGCGCTTCCATGCCAGCCAAACTTGGGTCGCCAGCAGCGTCCACAgccgagcaaaagaagaagaagaggagagagtCCCACAACATGGTCGAGCGTCGCCGACGAGACAACATCAATGAGAGAATCCAGGATCTCAGCAAACTCGTCCCAACGCATAGGCTTGAGGACGAAAAGGTCCGCAAAGCTCTTCAAAACGGCGGCACTCCCATGTCCCCTGATAGTGGCACTCCCGGCCAAGCCACGTCATCGTTGGCCGGTCCTGGTGCTCGTGCTGCGGTCCGCGGTACCACTGGATCCATCACGACTGGCTTGCCGATGGAAGAGAAAGACAAGGGTCCCAACAAGGGCGATATTCTCAACGGCTCCGTTGCCTGGATGCGGGATCTCATGTGGCTGGTCGAGCTCAAGATTCAccaggtggaggagctctCAAACTCTCTCATGGCTGCGGGCATGAAGCTACCTTTTGAAATCACCGAGGATGAGCAGCGTATGCAGTCAGAGGTCTTGGATATGATGTCCAAAGATCTTGGCATCAAGTTCACCTACTCGCGTACTGACGGCTCTAATCTTCGTGTGCCGGATTTCACCGATTACGCCGGCAAGAAGCTGAGTTCTGGGAATAGTGGAACTTCGGGTGGCTACATGCCGGTGAGCCCCAGTAATGGCATGGGCGGTCACGACATGCTGGACACCGACGATTTCCTGGActacgacgaggatgatAATGACAATGGGGCTTTCAAATCGGAGGCCGAATACGGCAGGATGGATATGTCGTGA
- the npr3 gene encoding Nitrogen permease regulator 3 (EggNog:ENOG503NVP5; COG:S) yields MAAPVLPSQDNFMGVALVINRSRDGPRLVFHYPRRKVLPAGVPEVVEGEEDLDDDDDRYGWPEAGASSMMYGAEMAPWNYDDHIFTESGTQLVPWEYVAGYPTKDLENLLTPNRAYHKRLFQVSLDNIYCVSYPIYVPGNGMWQKKKRKKKQEQEQHQAESGPGAKEDDALPTETDTGFRSGDRVARDGEPLGAGDAEGKEKAEKEKKASMTMFNLVFFLRPKKHEAKDLVDIMYTNIIKKINKAYKYCQERSDFVWKESKKILTLKDKGREERRKMSLLWDEILSTSSLAASMRDLYEAVSQNRIAALQLCTAEGMVTHSVQIPVPFHVSDLPDNGEASQPGLWLSTANTLMSDDAAEEPGFLDKNFALLLLVDEKRIITELQDDPDETTLAMIEFVRHCKPTLSFYQVGQQSSNVLSPTQVRKFAQHFIFWRRAVAIPPLHARDIYIVSPNCDMRKLPQAAAHWARQFPLVPALPSFLAELSVSPRPYKLHCPSKAHRPTYMAMLAWLIRGGWVTQICTFAYVVVWPEIIYEVEHALEAEQIAKEKKAQAMGRDANSIESDDAATIISPTAAALSDPSLSGFLPLLNDDNTPSIPSPNNPIAPSVTFTDLPLTLSHSQSLTNVQKAAWSTTSPSPTSPRNYHHRHTLAGSHHQLGHQSPVTTSTSNLDLKSLSLRSQASPSSPSLSSSQNSGGGGGTTTRAEEIAEKARLSRIASRAAHDLAERSMLHARKPVPMATSHPSVNHARHLEAMTPYIILDAKKATGKESLYLSAIGKRFKERAAEAKAARRARDGQQQKKTRSDTKSMASFGGGRSSNIGGKPHIGGGVGQQQQQEWEERVSDAWPMFLKYFNGRSALERIALQEEMKRKDVWNLLTAMSEYLLTVRHW; encoded by the exons ATGGCTGCCCCTGTTCTCCCTAGCCAGGACAACTTTATGGGAGTTGCACTGGTCATCAACCGCTCCAGAGACGGCCCTCGACTAGTTTTCCACTATCCAAGACGAAAAGTCCTCCCAGCAGGGGTACCAGAAGTTgtcgagggagaagaagatttggacgacgacgatgacagATATGGTTGGCCAGAGGCAGGCGCCTCCTCTATGATGTATGGCGCCGAAATGGCACCGTGGAATTATGATGACCACATCTTCACTGAGAGCGGTACACAACTAGTACCCTGGGAATATGTGGCCGGCTACCCGACCAAAGACCTTGAGAACCTATTGACACCAAACAGGGCATACCACAAGAGGCTCTTTCAGGTATCTCTGGACAATATTTACTGTGTCTCATACCCCATCTATGTGCCTGGAAACGGCATgtggcagaagaagaagaggaaaaagaagcaggAACAGGAGCAACACCAAGCCGAGTCTGGACCGGGTGCCAAAGAGGACGACGCACTACCCACCGAGACCGACACAGGCTTCAGGAGTGGTGATAGGGTGGCAAGAGATGGAGAGCCATTGGGTGCCGGAGATGCTGAGGGCAAAGAGAAAgcagaaaaggaaaagaaggcttCTATGACGATGTTCAACTTGGTCTTCTTTCTTAGACCCAAGAAGCATGAGGCCAAGGACTTGGTCGACATCATGtacaccaacatcatcaagaagatcaacAAAGCATACAAGTATTGCCAGGAACGCAGCGACTTTGTGTGGAAAGAATCCAAAAAGATCCTAACTCTGAAGGATAAAGGTCGCGAGGAAA GAAGAAAAATGAGCTTGCTGTGGGATGAGATCTTGTCGACTTCATCGCTGGCAGCGTCTATGCGCGATCTCTATGAAGCCGTATCCCAGAACAGAATTGCTGCTTTACAACTGTGCACAGCCGAGGGGATGGTGACCCATTCGGTCCAGATTCCTGTCCCATTCCACGTCTCTGACCTCCCAGACAATGGAGAGGCAAGTCAGCCAGGCTTGTGGTTAAGTACTGCCAATACGCTGATGAGTGACGATGCGGCGGAAGAACCTGGGTTCTTGGACAAGAACTTTGCTTTATTGCTTCTGGTGGATGAGAAACGTATCATCACTGAGCTACAAGACGACCCGGACGAGACAACTTTGGCCATGATTGAGTTTGTGAGGCATTGCAAGCCAACTTTGTCGTTCTACCAAGTTGGCCAGCAATCTAGTAATGTTCTGTCGCCAACACAGGTTCGCAAGTTCGCCCAGCACTTCATCTTTTGGCGCCGAGCCGTCGCCATCCCGCCACTACACGCACGAGACATATACATCGTGAGTCCGAACTGTGACATGCGCAAGCTACCCCAAGCAGCCGCCCATTGGGCCCGCCAGTTCCCTCTCGTGCCGGCCCTTCCCAGCTTCCTCGCCGAGCTGAGCGTTTCACCCCGTCCATATAAGCTGCACTGCCCGAGTAAGGCTCACCGTCCAACTTACATGGCCATGCTCGCCTGGTTAATTCGCGGCGGCTGGGTAACCCAAATCTGCACCTTTGCCTACGTCGTCGTCTGGCCCGAGATCATCTACGAAGTCGAACACGCCCTCGAAGCCGAGCAGATTgccaaggaaaagaaagccCAAGCCATGGGCCGTGACGCAAACAGCATAGAAAGCGACGACGcagccaccatcatctctcccacagcagcagccttgagcgacccctccctctccggcTTCCTCCCCCTGCTCAACGACGACAATACCCCCTCAATTCCCTCGCCTAACAACCCCATCGCCCCCTCAGTAACCTTCaccgacctccccctcaccctatCCCACTCCCAATCCCTAACCAACGTCCAAAAAGCCGCCtggtccaccacctccccctcccccacctcccctagGAActatcaccaccgccacacCCTCGCGGgcagtcatcatcaactcggCCACCAATCCCCCGtaacaacctccacctccaacctcgacctaaaatccctctccctccgctcccaagcctccccctcctccccctccctctcctccagccaAAActctggcggcggcgggggaaCCACCACACGAGCAGAAGAAATCGCCGAAAAAGCCCGCCTCTCCCGCATCGCCTCGCGAGCAGCCCACGATCTAGCAGAAAGATCCATGCTCCACGCCCGCAAACCCGTTCCCAtggccacctcccacccaagCGTCAACCACGCCCGTCATCTGGAGGCCATGACCCCTTACATCATTCTCGATGCGAAGAAAGCCACCGGAAAGGAAAGTTTATACCTCAGCGCGATAGGGAAACGGTTCAAGGAGCGGGCGGCAGAGGCGAAAGCTGccaggagggcgagggatggtcagcagcagaagaagaccaGGAGTGATACTAAGAGTATGGCTagttttggtggtgggaggagtaGTAATATAGGAGGTAAACCTCacattggtggtggtgttggtcaacagcagcagcaagagtgggaggagagggtgtcCGACGCCTGGCCCATGTTCCTCAAGTACTTCAACGGGAGGTCGGCGCTCGAGAGAATCGCTCtgcaggaggagatgaagaggaaggatgtCTGGAATTTGTTGACGGCTATGAGCGAGTACTTGCTTACTGTTCGTCACTGGTGA
- a CDS encoding uncharacterized protein (COG:J; COG:O; EggNog:ENOG503NZRJ), translating into MSSAAFSYAQAARGQAPTQPNIQVASSPAPSTVDSNVKDDVSTGNSSVTAPSVTSNIALDAEQSIQPDSENGKAKVSADTASQTTPTPTVVPTADIEEKKEQGSANVNSQQQSDARSSRSASRTSRRNDNGENKKGRKGKKSRGQDKEAEQQEEAAEKQAEKPVYTEAAIPSVNPWLKRAEGLQSKTQTASTADAAETKTSEAAEAQPVVNGVNGDKAAQKKQPDSRAAEQAPRRNAPRGARANDKEEKNSVTLPSVADASAWPEPKATAAAAKEQQPTRKSVEKTESSAKEGQDEVAPKKKDWKKLEINHSVVFETQLPTPRSSKPRGGARGGRESGTMRGNLNGSATSPTAAGPAAEKAVPAGGAPGPRATARPREGSLPARSAGQNQTTSPTKRGSVDASAQDQQKPAASASTEQPREKTQSSSRRYTKDIRTENGQLSTEGGSIPVRPFPQERVNGFHPKDGAQGNVNGHHYPVRENRPERGRGGYRGRGGHNGAVAHATGSAGFQVNGHYPTQNGFHGHSHSRQAHSAQSPPPFNGQFPQTFPNQGRGRGKWNGANQHSPRGNHMSAGYPPKSANPVHDFQAPVYPPVMYPYGPEAMIKNQVEFYFSLDNLCKDYFLRKMMDGQGFVRLEAIANFPRVQQLTTDLNVLRYACLHLENVEFVVGDDNIERLRSGDARRATFILPEDQREPASRHDGPANFRVMNSQNPYASFGAMAPPMMGYSQYPDGHMYQPEFMPRAHNEFAVNGNGAVNGYHHYPHDSQLSAGVPAFAPPEEPVSLESMTKFSDSHVDDLVIVLGAKDSEETAAAVAGYVANGNTQDGSEPTIVWIQETQPEKHKRQPYHEIRKTALERRQGAQAGEVPEEMQNLYRFWSEFLLSNFNARVYEEFRNLAFEDASSSVPATAGLKTLLGFYDKLLLDTSVPKPWPSHRAFPLVLTEHLQAAKDLDQKTQPHVAI; encoded by the exons ATGTCTTCAGCAGCCTTTTCCTATGCCCAGGCCGCTCGGGGCCAAGCTCCTACACAGCCTAACATACAGGTGGCGTCGAGCCCCGCGCCATCAACAGTTGACTCCAATGTCAAGGACGATGTATCAACTGGCAACTCATCCGTGACTGCCCCTTCTGTCACCTCCAACATTGCCCTGGACGCCGAGCAGAGCATCCAGCCAGATTCCGAGAATGGGAAAGCCAAGGTCTCTGCCGACACTGCCTCGCAGACTACCCCAACACCCACGGTTGTGCCGACAGCCGAcatcgaggagaagaaggagcaggggAGCGCCAACGTCAActcacagcagcagtcagatgcgagaagctcgaggtCAGCCAGCAGGACATCCAGGAGGAATGACAATGGAGAGAACAAGAAGGGacgcaagggcaagaagtcGCGGGGTCAGGATAAGGAGGCCGAGCAGCaagaggaggctgccgagaAGCAGGCCGAGAAGCCTGTGTACACAGAAGCCGCCATTCCTTCTGTCAATCCTTGGTTGAAGCGTGCCGAGGGACTCCAGTCCAAGACTCAGACTGCCTCAACGGCTGATGCTGCCGAAACCAAGACTTctgaggctgctgaggctcAGCCTGTGGTGAACGGTGTCAATGGAGACAAAGCTGCCCAAAAGAAGCAACCAGATTCCCGGGCTGCTGAACAGGCCCCCCGCAGAAACGCCCCCCGAGGTGCTCGTGCCAAcgacaaggaggagaagaattCGGTGACGTTGCCATCGGTCGCTGATGCTTCTGCCTGGCCGGAACCCAAggccactgctgctgccgccaaggAGCAGCAACCCACTCGCAAGTCAGTTGAGAAGACTGAGAGCTCAGCAAAGGAGGGCCAAGATGAGGTGgctcccaagaagaaggactgGAAGAAGCTCGAGATCAACCACTCTGTCGTTTTTGAGACACAGCTGCCTACTCCTCGCAGCTCGAAGCCCCGCGGTGGAGCTCGCGGTGGTCGTGAATCTGGTACCATGCGGGGCAACCTCAATGGTTCCGCTACGTCACCTACTGCCGCTGGTCCTGCTGCCGAGAAGGCTGTCCCAGCCGGAGGTGCTCCTGGTCCTCGTGCCACCGCTCGGCCCCGTGAGGGCAGTCTGCCAGCTCGCTCCGCTGGGCAGAACCAGACCACCTCACCTACCAAGCGTGGCTCCGTTGATGCCAGTGCTCAGGACCAGCAGAAGCCTGCTGCTTCCGCTAGTACTGAACAACCCCGTGAGAAGACCCAATCT TCATCCAGAAGATATACCAAGGACATCCGCACCGAGAACGGCCAGCTGAGTACTGAGGGTGGATCAATCCCAGTTCGTCCTTTTCCCCAGGAACGGGTCAACGGCTTCCACCCCAAGGACGGTGCCCAGGGCAATGTCAATGGACACCATTACCCTGTTCGCGAGAACCGCCCAGAGCGCGGTCGCGGCGGCTATCGGGGCCGTGGCGGCCACAATGGTGCTGTCGCTCATGCCACCGGGTCTGCAGGCTTCCAGGTCAACGGACATTATCCCACACAGAACGGGTTCCATGGCCACTCGCACTCTCGTCAAGCACACTCTGCCCAGAGCCCCCCGCCGTTTAATGGCCAGTTTCCTCAAACTTTCCCCAACCAGGGCAGGGGCCGCGGCAAATGGAACGGGGCGAACCAACATAGCCCTCGTGGCAACCACATGAGCGCCGGTTATCCTCCCAAGTCGGCCAATCCCGTACATGATTTCCAGGCCCCAGTCTACCCGCCTGTCATGTACCCGTATGGCCCTGAGGCTATGATCAAGAACCAGGTAGAGTTCTACTTTTCCCTCGACAACTTGTGCAAAGACTACTTCTTGCGcaagatgatggatgggcagGGATTTGTACGCCTTGAGGCCATTGCCAACTTCCCCCGTGTGCAGCAGCTGACTACAGACCTCAACGTCCTGCGCTACGCTTGCTTGCACCTGGAGAATGTCGAGTTCgtcgttggtgatgacaaTATTGAGAGGCTCCGGTCTGGCGACGCCAGAAGGGCTACTTTCATTCTGCCTGAAGACCAACGTGAGCCTGCTTCCAGGCATGATGGGCCTGCCAATTTCCGGGTCATGAACAGTCAAAACCCCTATGCATCCTTTGGCGCCATGGCTCCGCCTATGATGGGCTACTCTCAGTACCCTGACGGACACATGTACCAGCCTGAATTTATGCCCAGAGCCCACAACGAGTTCGCTGTCAACGGCAATGGTGCGGTGAACGGTTATCATCACTACCCCCATGATTCCCAGCTTTCCGCTGGTGTTCCTGCGTTTGCTCCCCCAGAGGAGCCTGTGTCTCTGGAGAGCATGACCAAGTTCTCAGACTCCCATGTTGACGATCTTGTCATTGTCCTGGGTGCCAAGGATAGCGAAgagactgctgctgctgtcgcgGGTTATGTTGCCAACGGTAACACCCAGGACGGCTCTGAGCCTACCATTGTGTGGATCCAGGAGACTCAACCTGAGAAGCACAAGCGTCAACCATACCACGAAATCCGCAAGACTGCTCTCGAACGCCGCCAAGGGGCTCAGGCCGGTGAGGTTCCAGAGGAGATGCAGAACCTCTACCGCTTCTGGTCAGAGTTTCTCCTTAGCAATTTCAACGCCAGAGTGTATGAGGAGTTCAGAAACTTGGCTTTTGAGGATGCCTCCAGCTCAGTTCCCGCGACTGCCGGGCTCAAGACCCTTCTTGGCTTTTATGACAAGCTCTTGTTGGACACGTCTGTCCCCAAGCCATGGCCGAGCCATCGGGCGTTCCCTCTTGTTCTGACCGAGCACCTTCAGGCGGCCAAGGATCTTGATCAGAAGACACAGCCTCACGTTGCCATCTAG
- the INO4 gene encoding Transcription factor (EggNog:ENOG503P5YF; COG:L) — MASSNHHHHNHPHNSYPNSAASQSQTPISPSGLNGGGGGGEDGDKPRLTKEQKKTNHIQSEQKRRLAIRQAYDDLCTQVPGLEGQARSEGVVLNGVVGYVRKLMLERQRMIAECEARGLEVPAGVREGLANMPVGFLDEGEGGRDASGSVSPGKGSQRGRE; from the exons ATGGCAAGctcaaaccaccaccaccacaaccaccctcACAATTCGTACCCCAACAGCGCAGCAAGCCAGTCCCAAACACCAATATCCCCCTCAGGCCtgaacggcggcggcggtggtggtgaggacggggACAAGCCCCGGCTGACAAAGGAGCAGAAAAAGACTAATCACATCCAGTCTG AACAAAAACGGCGGCTTGCTATTCGCCAGGCGTATGATGATTTGTGCACGCAGGTTCCTGGGCTGGAGGGGCAGGCGAGGTcagagggggtggtgctgaaTGGGGTTGTGGGTTATGTCAGGAAGCTGATGctggagaggcagaggaTGATTGCCGAATGTGAGGctagggggttggaggttcCCGctggggtgagggaggggttggcgaaCATGCCGGTTGGGTTTTTGgacgagggggaaggggggagggatgcgAGTGGGAGTGTTAGTCCTGGGAAGGGGAGtcaaagggggagggagtga